The genomic stretch GTTAGGGGTTTGCACTTGTGAATAAGATACTAGGGACTCGTGTTCATAGGCACATTTATCTAATATGGTCCATTACTCCATTCCTATGTATTCCAATGTCATTTTAGTCTGTCAATTTCCTGTATGTTGATCTAGGTGAAGGAAAGTGAAATAAGTGATACAACAAGTTTTAAATCTTGCTTTGAGAATTTCTTGGAATCGACCATTTGCGATGTAATCTCAGTCGTTGGCCTAATATGCCGCTGTTGTAAACTTCTTTGCGGCCCATATTTAGACCATAGTTTGACTTGTAATCAGAATAAAACGATGGTATGAAACATACGGATTGCTCTACAAAGTTCCAAACTTCTGAGCTCATTCGGCACTGTATGAATTTACTTGGGTGCTGAGTTGCTGACTGTTGAAATAGAGTACTTCATATAGTAATGTTTtcgctcaaaaaaaaaaaaggttttgttCATATATTACTCTATATACAATATGTTTAGGATAACAAGCAGGTGGCCTATTAGCTCAGTTGGTTAGAGCGTCGTGCTAATAACGCGAAGGTCGCAGGTTCGAGACCTGCATAGGCCATTTTTTGCTAATTTCACAAGAAACTGCTTCTTGGTCACGGGAAAGGCCATTTGATTGTGTTGGCCCGTGTACATGTTGTGCAGTACCCTTCTTGATAAATTTTTGAGCATCATCGAATCctaatttgaaaacaaatttgcaGTACCCGTGTAGATGTGTTAACCAAATTTGCTAAATATTTTCTTCCGAATTTGAAAACAAATCAGTTTACGTATGACAAGTTTTGTATAAAGACTCGGTACAAGATTATGCAGATTTCTCGAAAAAGTGTCAAAATTCTGATTGTACAACAATCTCAACACCAACTTTAAATTATCAACTACCGTAAACGAACAAAAGCCGTTTCTCCGAAAATTACTCATGACTGAAACCATCTTTTAATCTGCTTAGAACCTTGCTTTTTGCCATCACTATCATCTGTTTTCTGCGAAAACTTGGATTTATATTGCTCAATCAGATTATCCAACTTATCAACCACATCCCGGCCGACTGGTTCTTTGTTCTTTTTCCTCCTGTTCTTCAAACTCTTCCCCTCATTAGGCTCTACTGAATGATCATATGCTTTCCTTTTCTTCGTCTCCCTATCCATTGGATCGTTTCCCTTCCTATTTCTCGGCTCCCTATCCACAGGACCGTTTACCTTCCTATTTCTTGGTTCTCTATCGATTGGATTGTTTACCTTCCTATTTCTCGGCCCCCTGTCCATATGATCGTTCGGCTTCCTATTCCTCTGCTCCGTATCCATTCCTATTTTAGGCTTATTTTGAAACTGGTTCGGGTAACTTTTATCGCCCGAGGGATCGCTCCTTCTGTCTTGTCTTACTCGATCCCCCTTTGCTTTCTTGCTAGAATGTTCCCCTTCAATGGCAGACCCACCAGCTGCACGATTTCCCTTGACGAATTTCCTGCCGGTCTTGTGATCTTCCGCCTCATCTGAAAACTTCCTTTTCCTGAATGTTTCTTTACTATCATTCTCTCGCACATTACCTTCACCATCGCCAGTTTCCTGAAGCTGATCATTGATTTTCAGGTTTCTCTTCCGCAATGTTTGGACATTGTCAACAGCAAACTCCACAATAGGACGATGTTGTGGACCAAACGGCTCTATAGTTATAACAAAAATGGTATGTCAAATTATAAAAAGAGTAATCTCTCAGACAAATATATACACGGCCCAATTAGTCAGACGGTCCCACGCTAACATATATGAGACCAACTTCATTAACTTGATGAATAAAATACCCTATTTATTAGGATATACTCCGTATGGGTCAGTCTCTCGATATTATTATCATGAGAATAATGCATATGAAAACTCATGAAAATTAAAAGGCTCAAAAATACCTGGATTGTTGTTGAGCACCCTTAATGTTACAATCGCATGTTGATGTTCTGCAAATTCCACAAAAGCTACTCCACGAGAAAAGCTTTTCACCTTCCCATCCTTGACATTGTTAAGAAACTTTATCTGCATAGATATCACCGCATTAGCAAACAAATTATATAGCAATCAAATGATTATATTTACGCTAAAACAATCACTAGAACTCGAACCTGTCGTATCACAGGTGTCTGCTTGGAAGCTTTGGAGGTAATAGCGTCAATGCAAAGCTTTTTGAGTTCTTTCGGGCGCATGGATTTGGGTAAATTGTATATGATCAGCCTTGTTTTGGAAACATGAAAGTTCGGCGATTGAAGTTTAGTCATCTTTTTCTGCTGCAATCTGCATTAGACAAATTTACAATAAATATCCCATTGACGACGAGGGAATTAACAAAGTATAACCTGCTGCTTAATATTTATACAGCAAAGGTTTGTGTAACACAAAAAGGAATTCAGCGAACATTTTCCTACAAGCAAGAAACCAGCGGTTAACACTTAACAGAACAAATAGGGAGTGTCTTCATATGTTGATATCATGAGTATGAGACAGACACATATATCCTAATAAATGGGCTACTACTTAATTTTTTGTGGGTTATTGGGTACATAGATCGTGTTATGAGTTAAATAGGCTGTTTCACATTATATTTAACATAAGATGGTCTTAAAAAAAGAAACCGAAATACAAGACTTCAATAGTCATACTTGACTTCACCACATATATCATATGTACTTCAATTTGGTACAGCAAATACATTTTACATAATCTGCTAGAGTCCTAGACATTACAGAGTTTTCCAACCTAATCTTGCTAGGTTTCTCGCCAAGTTTTTTAGCCCTAATAGATGCACATCATAAGTTGTCTAGTTAAGGTATATGTTAATTAATTCCATAATGTATAAAATCATTTTAAAATTAATTGTGCAAAACTGTGATTCGAGGAAAAAAAATTAGGTTGATAGTCCATTCAGGATTTTTGTTTTTGATTCCGACTTTGGTATGTCCCATATTTCCAACGGAGCCAAGGACTCAATAACTCTTTGGTTCttgattatgatggaataaatcaaaattgCTCACTAAAGTGGTTGCGCTTCTTGCTCTTGTGAAGTAGGCGGTCCTTCGATGCAGCTCTTGAAATAATTTTAATCTTGGGTAATTCAGAAACAGTCGTTTTGTGTTGCTAACAGTCTAACACAGGTGTAAGGCTAATTTTAATCTTGGGTAATTCAGATACTCCGACAAAATACGTATCGGAGTATCTGATACGGCTATTTTGTGCGAAATTTTCAatattttggtctaaaatgaagtatCTAAGTGTCGTATCGTATCCGACGAAATACGTATCGGATACGAAATACGGCAACTAAGTGAAGTATCGAGTAACATAGATGTAATTCCGACATTTGGTAATTAATAGCTTACGTTTGACGTTTTGCCAAATCTTCAGCTGAAACACCTTCTGCAGCGGGAGTCCCCTCCAAAATCAAACCCTCCTATTAACGCAGAAAATAATAAAGTCGTATAAGCTTCTAGATCCAGAAAACATATACGGGTATATATTGACTAAAAACACCAACCCCCTTAAAAAAGGTAATGAATTTTCAACATCAGAAACCACAACATTAGGATACAAAAATCAAGATCACCTTTGCAAGATAGAGATTGCGCTGATCTTGAATCTCATTATTGGATTTCTCTATTGCTTTGTTATGAGCTGATTTCTTGTCTAACGCCTTCAGTACCTTCAACTGCCTTCCCTTAAAGAAGATTCCCAGACCAGGCGCATCATTTGCGGCAGAAACTGCGGCATCAGCTGCCTCAGCCTTTGAAAACTTAAGAAATCCAGTTCCTCTGGGTCTCCTGCACATTACCATTATATATTCTTTGCATAAGTATTATTGTAAGACCGCATGTTATTTGGCCCAGGAACCCTTACAGTTAATTTAGTAACTACCACATTTAATGAGATGGATATATCATGTGTCTTTAGTGGACAATTTTACATTCTCTTAGTGTAACACTGTTTACAAGAGAGTAAGAGACATTCCGTATACTCAAATGGGTATTAAGTGAAATAATGAATAAAAAAACTCAAGTAACAAGATAAATGTTTGGTAAACTTACTTTGTCAGTGGATGAAGAACAAGAACAAACGACTGCACTTCGCCAAAACTAGAGAACCGTTGTTTAAGTTCTTCAGGGTCACAGTCAAAAGGCAGATTGTTTATAAAAATTGTTCTAGGCAGATCATCTTCATCATTAATGGATTTAGATTCAGCATGTTTGCCACCTTTATTGTTTCCAGGTTTTGCTTGATTAGGCGGCTTAGATTCAGCTATTGGCTTCTTGGATGAGGGGTTTAGCTCTGTAGAATCTACTTTATTCTTTGCAGGGGGTGACCCATTATTCAATGAAGAAGCTTCTTTCCCTGAGGTTGTCATAACATTTTGAAGGACCTTTCGGGATAATTCTACTTCTTCATCCATATTAATGGCATCAGAGAGATCTTCCATTTCCTCATAGGAGGCATCTGAATCATATTCAGCCTCATCTTCAGCTTCAACCTTTTTTTCAGGATTCACGTTATCATCTTCAGATGCTCCATCAGCATCGCTATCGGAGTTTTCATCAACAGTTTGTCCTGCCATAGATAAGAATCATGCATATGTTACATATATCCTTTTGCAGCAGAGATTAGCCATGTGACAACAAGAAGCCACCTAAGTGTCATGCCACTAGCTGAGAACACTTCTGCTAAAAGATACCAAAGGCGTGTTTAGTTTGCGAGTATTTGTTTCAGACTTTCAAGGATAGTGGGGGAAATACAAAGAAAGTAGGATGTAGTGAATCTTTAAGAAGCGCAAAAAGTTCATATTCGAAAGCCAAAGAATGGCGAATCTTTTGCTCTGTTTGAATAAAAATTGGAGAACTAACACtgattatttttataaaatttagTGGTAGTACTTTCACATACTAATAGAAAACTAAAACTGACTATTTACTAAACTTGTTCTAAAATAAACCTATAAAAAGCGAAAAAACATAAATAGCCTCCTCTTACAGCCACGAGCCGATCATCAAGCAAGGCCCAAAACAAAAAGTGAGTTAAAGATAGAGAGGGAAAATACCATTCTCTGACGCATTAGCTGCAACATTACTTGTATAAATTTTTTTGGGTACAGCCCAGTCAACTGCAATGGTACGACTACCAAATTTCTTTCCATTGAACTTCAGAATAGCCTATCAAATCAAGTAAAAAGGAAAAGGTTATATCAGTTCATCCTTGGTAAAAGGACTGAAAGctgatttcaaatttcaataaaACATACATTTTCGGCATCATGCCTGCTTGTGAACTTAACAAATGCAAACCCCTTGCACAACCTGGATACAAAGATAACAGAAGTCATACAAGCAGGCAAAAGAGGTGGGTGGATGGGTTGGGGTGGGTGGGTTACATTGATATAGTAACTAGCTGTAGATTAGGGTAATACCCTGTCTCGGGATTCTTAGGAATAAAAACA from Silene latifolia isolate original U9 population chromosome 5, ASM4854445v1, whole genome shotgun sequence encodes the following:
- the LOC141656542 gene encoding uncharacterized protein LOC141656542, with the protein product MGKKKKSNERKQSEHCPATVFVSKLPYSFTNSQLEESFSDVGPIRRCFMVTKKGSTEQPGIGFVQFATAEDAGRAIEMKKGSSIDGRKIIVKHANHRAPLDQRRPKSSQAADSNDDVDQENEIDGTPHVAEKQEKAPSVCETGEPVQSPIKAKKICIDQTGEDKSSEKQKPSVTETDSASLGPKVPEKPPSVSETRKAVKPSKKKKKLSKAQIAEGKSSEKQRVARTVIIGGLSNPDIAEEALRCAKKIDGVCSVTYPLPKEELGQHGLHQDGCRMGAAAVLYASVRSACASVAALHQKEVNGGSVWARQLGGEGSKVQKWKIIIRNLPFKANVNEIREQFLAAGFVWDVFIPKNPETGLCKGFAFVKFTSRHDAENAILKFNGKKFGSRTIAVDWAVPKKIYTSNVAANASENGQTVDENSDSDADGASEDDNVNPEKKVEAEDEAEYDSDASYEEMEDLSDAINMDEEVELSRKVLQNVMTTSGKEASSLNNGSPPAKNKVDSTELNPSSKKPIAESKPPNQAKPGNNKGGKHAESKSINDEDDLPRTIFINNLPFDCDPEELKQRFSSFGEVQSFVLVLHPLTKRPRGTGFLKFSKAEAADAAVSAANDAPGLGIFFKGRQLKVLKALDKKSAHNKAIEKSNNEIQDQRNLYLAKEGLILEGTPAAEGVSAEDLAKRQTLQQKKMTKLQSPNFHVSKTRLIIYNLPKSMRPKELKKLCIDAITSKASKQTPVIRQIKFLNNVKDGKVKSFSRGVAFVEFAEHQHAIVTLRVLNNNPEPFGPQHRPIVEFAVDNVQTLRKRNLKINDQLQETGDGEGNVRENDSKETFRKRKFSDEAEDHKTGRKFVKGNRAAGGSAIEGEHSSKKAKGDRVRQDRRSDPSGDKSYPNQFQNKPKIGMDTEQRNRKPNDHMDRGPRNRKVNNPIDREPRNRKVNGPVDREPRNRKGNDPMDRETKKRKAYDHSVEPNEGKSLKNRRKKNKEPVGRDVVDKLDNLIEQYKSKFSQKTDDSDGKKQGSKQIKRWFQS